One Formosa agariphila KMM 3901 genomic window, AGATAATTAGGTATCGGTACAAAATCACCCAGTAGGTACAAAATTACTCAGTAAACGATATCAATCTTTTAGTTTTTCGCGTAAGGTTTTTCTATTAATTTGAAGAATTTCTGAAGCTTTAGTTTTATTGTTGTCGCACGCATGCAGAACTTTTAAAATGTATTGTTTTTCCATGGCTTTCAATGATATAAAGTTGTCGTCAGAAAAGTTTATATCGTATTTTAAAGATTCAGGTAGCGATTCTACGGTAACCGTATTGTCGCTTAAAATAATGGCACGTTGAAGAATGTTTTCTAATTCTCGAATATTTCCAGGCCATGTATAACGCTCTAGAATTTTAAGTGCAGCTGGATCTATTTTTATAAACTTATCTTTATATTCCAATCCATATTTAAATAAAAATTTATCGACCAATAACGGGATATCTTCAGAGCGTTCTCTAAGTGGTGGTACATTTATTTCTACTACCGTAAGGCGATAATATAAATCTTCTCGGAAGGTTTTATTTTTTATCATCTCTTTAAGATTACTATTGGTGGCAGTAATAATTCTTAAATCCATTTTTTCAGATTTTTGGGCACCTACTTTTACGACTTCTTTTTCTTGAAGTACACGTAGTAATCGCGATTGTACTGCTAAAGAAGCGTTGCCAATTTCATCTAAAAAAATAGTTCCACCATTGGCCGCTTGAAAGAATCCATTTCTATTGGTATCTGCACCTGTAAATGCGCCCTTAACATAACCAAATAGCTCTGCTTCTAATAAGTTTTCTGGAATGCCTCCGCAATTTACAGCTATAAAAGGTTGTTTAGAAAATTGTCCCTGATAATGAATTGAACGCGCAACCAACTCTTTCCCTGTGCCGCTTTCACCAGAAATAAATACAGTGGCTTTATTGTTTTTTACACGCTCTATAAGCTGAATAACATGCTTGATGCCTTTCGACTTACCTATAATTTCACCATACTTTTCGCGATTTAAATCAGAGCTGTTTTCCGATTTAGAGGGTTTAGTATTTTGCGCTAAAGTTTTGTTTAATGCTTCTATTAACTCATTCCTTGTAAAAGGTTTTCTTAAATATTCTACTACTCCAGATTTTATTACCGCTAAAGAATCCTGAATAGAAGGGAAGCCTGTAATAACCAATTTTGACATATTAGGGTAATGTTCCGAGGCAAATTTTAAAAGCTCAAAACCATCAATTTCTGGCATTTTTAAATCTGTAATTAACACATCTATTTTAGTGTCTTTTAAGATGGTAACTGCCTCACGAACAGAAATAGCTTTAAATGTATGGTAATTTAAAGATTGTAAATGACGTTGTAACAGTTCTAAAATATGTACATCATCGTCTACAATTAATATATTTTCTTTTAATAAAGACATGCTTAAAGTTTAGGTAAATTAATAATAAATGTAGCGCCTTGGGGTGTATTATTTTCTACAGTAATACTTCCTTTATGACTCGTAACAATACCATGTACAACACTCAAACCTAAACCAGAACCTTCACCAACGGGTTTTGTAGTAAAAAAAGGTTGAAAAACCTTGTCAATGTTTTCGGCAGGTACACCTTCACCTTGATCACTAATTTTTAAACACATATTGTGTTCTGTTTCTGTAAGTTCAATAACAATAAGGTCGTTAGGTTTAGAGTAATATATGGCATTAATAATTAAATTGAATATAATTTGAGTAAGCTGTATATTATCTGCTTTAAGATGTAACGTTTCACTATCTATTTTGGCGATATATTTTACTTGATGCTTTTTAAAACTTGGCTCTAATAAACTTATGGCATTTTTAATAAGAGGTATAATATTTACGGTCTTCATTTCTTGGGGCATTTCGCACGCAAAAACATAAGCTTTTTAACCACCTCACGGGAGTAAATGGCATTACTTAAAATTTTATCTAAGTCGTTTAATTCATCTTTGCTCGTAATTTTTTCTTGAAGTAACTCCGCAAAACCAAGGATGTTTGCTAAAGGTGTATTGAGTTCGTGAGCGATTCCTGCAGTAATTTCTCCAAGAATATTTAACCGGTCATTACGTTCCATCTGTCGTTTTAAAGACGCTTCGTTTTTAATAATTTGAAAACGCTCTAATAGACTTCCAACCTTTAATGCAACATTTTTTAGAAGCGTTTGTTCTTCATCTAAAAAGGGTTCATGAACTATTTCTGCTGAAGAATAACACGCCTTAATATAGCCGTTTTTAATATTAAACAATTTTATTGGCCCAAAAATACAAGGTGAATTTTTATCTGCTTTTCCTGTTTTAACTGTAATGTCGTTATTATGAATACAAATTTCTGTGTGATCCGGATACTGAAAAGCTTTTTTTAAACTATAAGAAATAGCATGGAACATATCCTCAACTTGCTCGTAATTGGCATTCACAATAATAGACGAAACTTCATAAAGACAAGTCAATTCTTTTATACGTTCTTTTAAAGCGTGTTCAGTAGTATTCATAAAATTTTAATTAATCTATAAATTTATACAAATATTACACCATTATTTTAGTTATATGAAGATTTTTTGAGCTTTTATTGATGATTACATTTTAGTTTATGACCTTAATTCTGAAGTTACAATCACACTTTAATTCTGCTGATATTCAGGTAGATACAGTTTTTAAAATTATATGGTTATTTTAAGCAAAGACTTGAATCAAGCTTAAATTTATTTCCTAGTTTTGTGAATCCTAATTATATTAATCATTTCATCAAATTAATTATGAGTAAACCCAAAAAAGGTATTTTAATTATACTTTCGTTTTTCGCCATTTATGTGATTTGGGGTTCTACATATTTAATGAATAAAATTGTGGTGACCGAAGTTGCTCCCTTTTTATTGGCAGCCATTCGCTTTTTAAGTGCAGGAACTTTAATCATGATTATATCGAAAATTTTAAAGTTACCTTTACGCATAACAAGAGCGCAATTTTTTAATTGTGTTATTGCTGGATTTCTATTCCTATTTTATGGAAATGGTATTTTTGTTTGGGCACTAAAGTATGTCGATAGTGGCTTTGCTGCGTTAATTGTAGCCACACAACCTTTGTTTGTGATTTTCCTTATGCGAATCCTCCAAGGCAAGAAAATTAAACCAAAATCTTTAGTAGGTGTTGGTTTAGGTTTGGTGGGGATGTATTTATTAATTAGTCAAGATACCCTAAATCTATCTAGAGAAAGTAGCATTGGAATTGCGGTTATATTTACCTGTGTTTTAGGGGTGAGTTTTGCTAGTATTTTTGTGTCTAAAGCCGATTTACCGTCTCACTTTTTTGTTACGACTGGCTATCAAATGTTAACTGCAGGAACGCTTTTAATAATTGGGAGTTTAGTGTTGGGAGAAACGTGGACTAGTCCGTTAGATTGGAGTTTAAAGGCGCAAGGCGCTATGGTTTTACTTATTCTTTTTGGGAGTATCGTCGCGTTTACAGCCTTCAATTTTTTATTAAAAGAAGTATCTACAGAGAAAGTAGCAACCTCAGCTTATGTAAATCCTGTAATTGCTTTACTATTAGGATGGTATTTCTTGGACGAAAACATCAGTCAGCAGTCTATTGTTGCTGGATGTGTTTTGTTAACGGGTGTTTACTTTATAAATTCTAAGAAAAAGTTTGTGATGTTTTCTAGATTCAAAAAGAATCTGAAAGTTTAAAACAAGGTACTTTTTACAGTATCGTAATACGAATCACTTACCGGAATAGTTACTGTATCTAAAATTAAATCACGCCCTTTTAGACCTGTAACGTGCTGCTTGTTTACAATATAAGAACGATGTACTCTTATAAAAAGGGCTTCAGGTAAGGATTTTTCTAATGATTTTAGCGTCTGATAACTCATAATTTTTCTGTTATCTAAATGAAACACCACATACTCGCTATCACTTTCAATATAATTAATATCGGCTAGTTTTATTTTGTGTAAATCGTAACCCGATTTAACGGTAATGGATTCACTTTTTGGAATTTCAACAACATCAGCCTTCAACTTATTCACAGCTTTTAAAAACCGCTCGAACGTGATAGGTTTCAGTAAATAGTCTAAAGCATTAAGTTCAAAACCTTGAATAGCATATTCAGAATAGGCTGTGGTAAAAATCACTTTGGTTTCTGCGGGAATAAGTTTTGCAAAATCAGTTCCTTTTAAGTCAGGCATTTGTATATCTAGAAAAATAAGGTCGATGTGTTCTGTTTTTAGAAGCTTTAACGCGTCTAACGGATTTTCGAAACTGCCTTTTAATTCTAAAAAATCAAGCTTTTTTACATAAGTTTCTAGCAAAGTTCTAGCCAATTCTTCATCGTCTATTATGATACATTTATACATGTTGTTCTAATTTTAAAGACACACTAAATATATTATTTACTGTTGTAATTTGTAAACTGTGGGTGTTGGGATATAAAATAGATAAACGCTTTTTTACATTTTCTAAGCCAATACCGCCCATAGCATCTTTACTTAAAGGCGTGTCTGGAATACTGTTTTCAATTTTAAAACGGATAGTCTGATCCGTAGTCTCTATGTTTATCGTTATAAATGTATCGGTAATTTTTTCAATATTCGAATGTTTAAAGGCATTTTCCACAAACGGAATTAAAAGCATAGGGGATAACATGATGTTGGGATTGCTTACCTTAAAATCTGTAGAAATCGGATAGGTTTTGCTGCTTTTTAAACGGAACAATTTGATGTAATTATCGATGTAATCCATCTCTTTTTGTAGGGATACTAAAGGCTGTTCACATTCGTAAAGCACATAACGCAGCATATCCGATAAGTAACTAATACTCTGCTGGGTTTTAGCGGTATCTATGCCCGATAATGCGTAGATATTGTTTAAAGCATTAAATAAGAAATGCGGATTAATCTGAGATTTTAAGAGTTTCAGTTCTGTATTTAAAGTTTCCGCTTGACTCTTAATTAAGGCTTCTTCATTTTTCTGATTATGAAAAACAACTTCAACCACTATCGCTAAAATATAAGCAAGCGCTATTAGTAAACCCTGCGTAAGAAACATAGATGGAGGTCTTCGCGGAAGAATATTAGGTCC contains:
- a CDS encoding sigma-54-dependent transcriptional regulator; translation: MSLLKENILIVDDDVHILELLQRHLQSLNYHTFKAISVREAVTILKDTKIDVLITDLKMPEIDGFELLKFASEHYPNMSKLVITGFPSIQDSLAVIKSGVVEYLRKPFTRNELIEALNKTLAQNTKPSKSENSSDLNREKYGEIIGKSKGIKHVIQLIERVKNNKATVFISGESGTGKELVARSIHYQGQFSKQPFIAVNCGGIPENLLEAELFGYVKGAFTGADTNRNGFFQAANGGTIFLDEIGNASLAVQSRLLRVLQEKEVVKVGAQKSEKMDLRIITATNSNLKEMIKNKTFREDLYYRLTVVEINVPPLRERSEDIPLLVDKFLFKYGLEYKDKFIKIDPAALKILERYTWPGNIRELENILQRAIILSDNTVTVESLPESLKYDINFSDDNFISLKAMEKQYILKVLHACDNNKTKASEILQINRKTLREKLKD
- a CDS encoding sensor histidine kinase; translated protein: MKTVNIIPLIKNAISLLEPSFKKHQVKYIAKIDSETLHLKADNIQLTQIIFNLIINAIYYSKPNDLIVIELTETEHNMCLKISDQGEGVPAENIDKVFQPFFTTKPVGEGSGLGLSVVHGIVTSHKGSITVENNTPQGATFIINLPKL
- a CDS encoding histidine kinase dimerization/phospho-acceptor domain-containing protein; protein product: MNTTEHALKERIKELTCLYEVSSIIVNANYEQVEDMFHAISYSLKKAFQYPDHTEICIHNNDITVKTGKADKNSPCIFGPIKLFNIKNGYIKACYSSAEIVHEPFLDEEQTLLKNVALKVGSLLERFQIIKNEASLKRQMERNDRLNILGEITAGIAHELNTPLANILGFAELLQEKITSKDELNDLDKILSNAIYSREVVKKLMFLRAKCPKK
- a CDS encoding EamA family transporter, which produces MSKPKKGILIILSFFAIYVIWGSTYLMNKIVVTEVAPFLLAAIRFLSAGTLIMIISKILKLPLRITRAQFFNCVIAGFLFLFYGNGIFVWALKYVDSGFAALIVATQPLFVIFLMRILQGKKIKPKSLVGVGLGLVGMYLLISQDTLNLSRESSIGIAVIFTCVLGVSFASIFVSKADLPSHFFVTTGYQMLTAGTLLIIGSLVLGETWTSPLDWSLKAQGAMVLLILFGSIVAFTAFNFLLKEVSTEKVATSAYVNPVIALLLGWYFLDENISQQSIVAGCVLLTGVYFINSKKKFVMFSRFKKNLKV
- a CDS encoding LytR/AlgR family response regulator transcription factor — encoded protein: MYKCIIIDDEELARTLLETYVKKLDFLELKGSFENPLDALKLLKTEHIDLIFLDIQMPDLKGTDFAKLIPAETKVIFTTAYSEYAIQGFELNALDYLLKPITFERFLKAVNKLKADVVEIPKSESITVKSGYDLHKIKLADINYIESDSEYVVFHLDNRKIMSYQTLKSLEKSLPEALFIRVHRSYIVNKQHVTGLKGRDLILDTVTIPVSDSYYDTVKSTLF
- a CDS encoding sensor histidine kinase, producing the protein MENLSAFVAQIILIFFLIYYAAPKFLFSKKYVLFIGISILALGIITIAGSFFTPQSLMPLPRPHGGGPNILPRRPPSMFLTQGLLIALAYILAIVVEVVFHNQKNEEALIKSQAETLNTELKLLKSQINPHFLFNALNNIYALSGIDTAKTQQSISYLSDMLRYVLYECEQPLVSLQKEMDYIDNYIKLFRLKSSKTYPISTDFKVSNPNIMLSPMLLIPFVENAFKHSNIEKITDTFITINIETTDQTIRFKIENSIPDTPLSKDAMGGIGLENVKKRLSILYPNTHSLQITTVNNIFSVSLKLEQHV